The genome window CAAGCAAACTTTTGATTTGCTTGGAACCTTTTTATTTACTACTTTTGGCTAGTTATGTCCCAGCCTCCTTACTTTTATAGCCCTTATTTACAAATAAATCTAATACTTTATTGCTCACATTCCAAATAGAGACTTGGATCATACTGATCCAAGCCTACATAAAGTGAACGAAAAACCCCTCTTTTCCTGAAAGGGTTATATTTTAAACCTAACTATTACCTATTTGTGATACGGTTCCCCCCTCATAATCCGAAACGCCCGATACACCTGCTCCAACAAAACCACCCTCATCAACTGATGAGGGAACGTCATCTTAGAAAAGGAAAGCAATTCATTCGCACGCTTCAAAACGTTGTCGCTTAATCCTAACGATCCCCCAATTATGAAAACAAGCTTGCTGTTGCCGTACGTTGCAAGCTTTTCAAGATTTGCAGCGAATTGCTCGGACGATGGATTCTTTCCTTCGATGGCAAGTGCGATGACGTAAGCATCAGCGGGAACTTTTGCAAGGATGCGTTCGCCTTCTGCGCGTTTTACACTTTCCTCTTCGGTCTTGCTTAAATGTTCAGGCGCTTTTTCGTCTGGAATTTCCATGATAGTAAGCTTAGCGTAGCTTGAGATGCGTTTTGAATATTCGGCGACGGCTTGTTGCAAGTATTTTTCTTTTAGTTTTCCGACGGCGATGATCGTGATGTTCACAAGTTATCCCACCTTTTTATACAAGTTGCTAACAATAGTTATCCACATATGCACATTTCTTGTCCACATTATGTATGGGAGCGTTCGTTCGTTACTAGATATACCGCGGGGTTTTTGCAATATTCACAGGTTGTGGATAGGCTGTGGGTATTTTCTATTTTTTCCAGAATTGGAAATGTTTCTTCCTCATATACGATGGTATCAAGTGCTACATCCACATGTTCTTCACAGCAATAAATCAAAAAAATATCTCCTTTCAAAGTGAAAAAGAACAGGCTTTATGACCTGTCCTTTCCAATTTGCTATCTGGCATCAGGCATCTGACCCCCAGATCAGTATGTTTGTTGCTCCGTCAGTTTGACGTCCATTTCACTTTTCTTACCATCGCGATAAAATGTGATTTTTACACTATCTCCGATTTTTTTCTTGTTGTATAAAAACTTTCTCAGTTCGAGGACGTTTTT of Pueribacillus theae contains these proteins:
- the rlmH gene encoding 23S rRNA (pseudouridine(1915)-N(3))-methyltransferase RlmH, which encodes MNITIIAVGKLKEKYLQQAVAEYSKRISSYAKLTIMEIPDEKAPEHLSKTEEESVKRAEGERILAKVPADAYVIALAIEGKNPSSEQFAANLEKLATYGNSKLVFIIGGSLGLSDNVLKRANELLSFSKMTFPHQLMRVVLLEQVYRAFRIMRGEPYHK
- a CDS encoding CxxH/CxxC protein, with translation MIYCCEEHVDVALDTIVYEEETFPILEKIENTHSLSTTCEYCKNPAVYLVTNERSHT